The Canis aureus isolate CA01 chromosome 15, VMU_Caureus_v.1.0, whole genome shotgun sequence genome includes the window GATAGGCAACTCTGGAAGGTGGGTGACCACAGCTTCCAGGCTCtggcccctcctctcccaggactGGCTGGGGcgacacacacaccctccctgcCTTTCTCACCTTCAGCCCTGGGAAGATGCAGCGCTCTTCCACTAAAGCCTCAGACCTGAGCAGCCAGGGGTGGCAGCTGCTGTGGGCATGGCTCCACACAGGGCCTCCTCTCCAGGTTCGCAGAGTAGGAGGCAGGAGGACCTCACACCCTGCCACCGGCCTGAAGAGGGCCCTTACACCTCCTGGAGACAGCTGGGCAGGTGTGTCCTTGGTATGAGGGAGGGGTGTGAGGGAGGGGGCTGCTCTCAGGAACACTGATAAGCAAAGAGCTTGATTTGCAAGCCCAGTGGCCAGAGTGACGAAACTGTGATGACACGCACCAAAGCGGGCGCGCAGATACAGGCAGCCAGGCTGCTGTGTACCCATCCCAGGGCCAGTTGCCCAGCTGTCACTGGCCACGGGCACACTCAAAACACAAAGGATGATGAGGCAGTGCCCGCAGGGCTGAGTGCTTGCTCAGCCTTGGCCAGGCTGTCGTTGGCCTGGCGGTCCAGGTCGTGGCATTCCTGCAGGGTGTCCTGGAACTGCCGGCAGGCCTCCTCCAGGATGGAGTTGCTCCGGGTGGGCCATGACTCCCAGTACCCTGGCTCTACCCAGGGCTGGGCCTCAGCGGCCCGGGGGCCAAGGCTGGAGCCAGGGCGCAGGGAGCTGTCCAGGTCCCGACACAGCTGGTAGAACTCACTGCCACGCCCAGTCACGCGCTCACCATCGATAACCTTCAGGCCAGGAAGCAGCTCCCGGACCGCAGCCCAGTAGGAGGGACTGGTGCACAATGGGTTGCTGAGCCGGGCCAACGGGTCACGGAGCCGCAGGTACTCCAGGCCCCTCAGGCCAGCCAGACACTGCAGCTGATCAGGGGTGGCTAGCAGGTTGCCCGCGGCATTGAGACTCTGCAGGTTCTCGCAGGCGGCCAGCGGCTCCAGCCCCGTCAGCCGATTGTTGGCTACGTTGAGCACCACAAGCTGGCGCAGGGCCGCCAGCGGGCCTAGTTGGGTGAGCGCGTTGCTGGACAGGTCCAGCCACTCGAGCCCCAGGCACtcccccaggcagcccaggtCCACCAGCCCCAGACCCCGAAGCTTCAGCAGCAGGATGGACTCCAGGGCGAACTCACCCGAGCGAGACTTGAGCAGCTGGGGCGTGATGCACACCCCGTCCGCCTCTCCCGGCTTCTCACCCTGGGGCTCCATCTGATGAAGGCAGTCTGGGAGGCCTGGGCCCCGGTGGTCCTGGCACAGGGACGCGGCCACCACTGGGGGTCGGGGGACTGCTCACCCCGAAAAAGGCACCATCGATTGTGTCTGGGCCAGTGCCAGAGGCCCGTTTGCAACAGCCCTCCTTGAGGGCTGACAGGTTCCTACAGAGAGAGAATCACACAGTGAGTGGGCCTCTCTGGATATCCTGGGCACTTTCTGACCTAATGGCAGCATGAGGCACTGCCCGGTCTCTTCCACGGTGACAGAGATCCAGCCAGCCCAGCCAGACCCGAAGACACAGAGCCCCCTGAGGGAGGTGGGCCAGGCTCAGGCCCGCACCTACAGGGGCCCCGACACTGCTCCAGCAGTTATGGCTATACCAGATGGAATTCAGGTGCCATGTGACCGAATTCCCATTTTCCATATCTGTACCTGGAGACAAAATCTCTTCACTTTCCTTTGTCGGAAACTGCTCACGATCCATCCTTCATAATTTTGAGGTGTTTCTTTTTAGCCATTCCAATTAATTCTTGAATAGCTAACAGGTCACCACCATCTCTTCTGTTCCCTTCCATATGCAGCCACAAATGACAGCACACTGGGCCTTACTTCGTTCTCCCAAAAATGTTCGTGactcagtgtttttgtttttttttttaaacattagcaacaaattcaaaatggtttcCAGATTGTGTGGGTCCACTGTAACCCCTGCTTGTGACCATGGGGCCTGGAGGCTCAGCTCAGGCCACTGGAGTGGCATTGGCAGCCCTGAGGCCACGGTCACCTGCCCACAGCTCCACCACCCACGGCTCCCCCAACTAGCTCTTCACTCTGGAGTCCGTAGAAGggcatttttaagtttttaaaaaaggttttatttatttattcatgagagacacagagagaggcagagacacaggcagaagcaggttccatgcagggagcccgatgcaggacttgatcccgggaccccaggatcatgccctgggccgaaggcaggtgctaaactgctgagccacccagggatccccagtagaaGGGGATTAATCCCTGTATGCCATGCAGCGTGGATGAGGGTTAGCCAGAGAAGGCAAGTGGGGCAGAAGGCCAGGCAAAGAAGCCATGCTGGAGGGAAGGACCTGGCTAGCACCTCAGTTCCAAAAAGGCAGGGGAAGGCGGGCCTTTCCAGGCACCAGGGGATGTGGGCCGGCATAAGGCCAGGTGCCAGTGCGAGTGGAAGGGGGAGGCCTGAGGGAAGAATACTGGCAATGCCGCCCACGGAGGGGTCAAGGTTGCAgcagagaggaaaacaagaagGGACCTCTGCTCCAAGTGGCAGCCTCCCAACCCTGCAGACTCTAGCCAGGCCCAGACCAGGCAGAGTGACGCCTGTGAAGTACCATGGGACTATTCACTCCTGCTGTTTATAAAAACTGGGATCCAGAGTACCCCAGAGTCCCAAGTCTGCGTTTACATAATCCACATCACTTTCTATTTCCCTCTCCAAGGAAACCAGGCCTAGggttcctccccctcccccttgcctctctccccacctctgagAAGTGGGTCCTCATGCCTTTACCTAGCAACCCTCTAGTCTGCAATACCCcttcatttctgtttcatttctttccagaAGCGATTCAAGGCACCCACTGAGTCGGGGTCACTCTTCAAGCAGGATCTACCAGGGAttgtaagggagagagagacacagtcAACTTTGCATCTGGTTAAAAGTGCTGCCCACAGGGGTGAAGGGTGCAAGAGGAGCACCAGGCACCAGAAGCCTGCCACAAAGCACTAGGGAGACATGGGCTTCACGAAGGTAGTAAGCGCTGCAGAGGACAGAGCCTAGAAAGACTACCAAGGATCTAGCTAGGACGTTACTGGATGCAGGGGCTCCCTTCTCAACATGGGACACACAGGACAAGCTGGGGGTCAAGAAGACTTCCAGTTTGAGGTGACCATGTGCATCGGGCTTAGGAGGCAGTTGAGGCTCTAGGCTGAAGGGATTCAAGCGTCATTTGCAGAGGTACCCAGTGGGAAGGTGTGGCTCATGGGCCAGCCTTTGGGCGGACACAGACCTCTTTAAGTATTTGCAGGCTTCCCTCCAGGATGATGCAGAGCTTCCCCAGCTCCCTAGCCACACACTATTTTGGGGGTGAAAGTGGTCAGGAGGCCCTGGCGTCCAGTGAAAAGGCGCAGTTATGGGCTGCAGTCAAGAGAACACCAGCATTTATGAGGCTGAATGGAGGGCACTGATGAGCAGCCAGTGGCAGGCGTACAAGGACACGGAAGGGACACTGTGTTAAAAGGCCCACTGGACTCAGAGAGGAGGCCACTGGGTGGAGCAGCACCAGCCACAGCCCAGCGTGATGGGTTAGGGAGTGATGCCCTGAGGAACCAGTTCAGTGACCTCAATGACATCTGGAGGGACGGGGCAGGAAAGGACGAGGGGaccagaagggggtggggggagggagggaactgCATGTACTCCCCACAACAAAGCTGGGAGGAACActttttgcagaagaggaaacaggagcAAAGAACACATTCCCCGGAAACCGGGAATTCCATGCCCCAAAGCCCTGCCTGGCAGGTGATGTGGCCTTCCggccctccacctcccaccctggGCCCCATACCCTCGCCAGTGCCAGTACTGCATAGTCACCAAGGTAGAACTCTAATTCTCCAGGGGATGAAACTCTGCTCTGCTCCCGGGCCTATCTTACCCAAAATCTGCACACCTCAACCAGGAGGGTGTGGGCTCGACCAAGTGCCCTCCCATCAGTGTGAACCTGACTCACACTCAAGCCAGCAGCACAGGACAGGCCCCACACGATGGAATGGTTCATCCACACCCAAGTGCTTCCATGTTCCTCAATAAAGAACCAGAGTCCTCCTATCCTGGTCCTGCTGTGGGAAGTAGTGCTCAGAAGCTCCTGGTCCAACGTGTATCTGTAAATGGGGCTTGGTTACGTAGATGAGACTATGACGACACTCAGCACAGTCGACACCTGGCTTTCCTACAGGAGGCCTGTCTTCCCTTGTTCAGGACTACCTTTGCTGAATCTCAGTTTACCTACCTAGTAAGTGGGCCAGAAAATAAGGCCCATGAGCCAGCCAGAGCAGGCGGGAGCTCTGTCTTCAGAAGAAATGGTTAACGCAGAGCAGCCTCAGTGAACAGTCACTTGGCTGCTCCAGGGACCCTGGAGATCCTTCTGCCggcccattccccaccccccgcccccatccacAATGAAGATCAGGGTTCTTTACCTCAGCACCTCTGCCACTGGAGGGTGGAGAAGTCTTTGTCCTGGAGGTTATCCTGGACGTTGGACACTTACCAGCATCCCTGTTTGCCACCCACAAGAGGATAGTAGCAATCCCACCATCAAGCTGTGACAAATGTCTCCAAACACTGACAAATGTCTCCTGAGGGACAAAACTGCATCCACCCACCCTCCCAGAGCCACTCCTTGGGACCAGCAGGCTTCTCTGCCACATTCCTCTactccccccactcccacatGCTCCCAACGCTGCTGCCTATGCCTCCTGGCCTGCCAATGCTGGAGAGCCAGTTCAGTGACACCGAGCAGCAAGAACAGCTTAGGGAAAAGCAGTGCAGAGCAACAT containing:
- the LRRC61 gene encoding leucine-rich repeat-containing protein 61, translated to MEPQGEKPGEADGVCITPQLLKSRSGEFALESILLLKLRGLGLVDLGCLGECLGLEWLDLSSNALTQLGPLAALRQLVVLNVANNRLTGLEPLAACENLQSLNAAGNLLATPDQLQCLAGLRGLEYLRLRDPLARLSNPLCTSPSYWAAVRELLPGLKVIDGERVTGRGSEFYQLCRDLDSSLRPGSSLGPRAAEAQPWVEPGYWESWPTRSNSILEEACRQFQDTLQECHDLDRQANDSLAKAEQALSPAGTASSSFVF